cactttaatggcaatgaaaagaacctattCATTGGCTTttaagtgaaattactgaacctacacataggagcctgagaaaaatgctcagttttgaagaaaatttcagatggcacttagaggcttttgcatctgaactcttcaattGTTGTTAAACGTACCTAGCCATGTCctctgtttcttcatctgagCCAAGGTCTTCTTGATCCCGCCTCATTTGGTATACAGACATGCTGGGGTGCTCGATCAACAGGTTCTCAAGAATGTTTGTGTCCGCGGAACCAAGTGACTGATTCTCTGCACAGGAAACAGAAATGACTTCAATTCAATAGCGTTACTTGAGTAAGCTGTACAATATGAGGGATACTGGGACTAGTTGTCACACAGGTGTGTTTGCCACAAGGACAATGACTAGTTTTAAGTTTTAGAGTGTAAAGATAAACAAGACGTATGCAATTAAACCAGCACACTAGGATGCATTCAGACAAAATAATGAAGGTTGTTTTTAACTGCTCAGCACAAGGTTACTTTTgccatgtatttttaaatgttacacaattttttatatatatatataatttattacaatatgtcactattttacttttttttttttcccatggtGAAAATTGGCTTTCATGTGTCTAGTGAACTGCCCCGGTTTTCCTTGTATATCCACTATAACATACACACAGGCTAGAAATTAAAGTAATGACACTCTAAGCCTGATATGATGTGATTGCTATTTACATCAATAAACGTAAAAATCAGTCACCTTTTATCAATAATTGAAAAGTATAACCAAAATAACTCACCTTGTATCTTTATAATAACCCATTCGCCATCATCAAACTCAAGGAGGTTCGCACAGTTTTCAGTTTCTTCTGCAACATCGCTGTCTTTCTCTTCTCTTCCCACCAGCTGTGCAAGGATTCTACTGATCATTTTCTGTTATGCCTTTGTCAGACCGCTatctgttaaaaatatatatataaaaaaagagttATGTTGCCCTCTAGTGGAATCGACCCCCAATGCAATATTTTCCCCGCAGTAAGATATTGAAATGAGCATATTTTGCATGCAAGTATCTTTCCTTCTGTTGCTAAAGTTGTTGATGGAAAGTAACGTGCAAAGTGTTTCAGGCGTCACATCAGACATCTTAGACAGCTTTACATAATATTAAATGTGAGGTCATGTTCTGCTGGCCTGGTACAACTAATGCACTTGGCATGTATCAGCTGGTTGAACTGAGACATGGTGTTCCCTTCCACAGATggcttatttttaacattgtcTATAATTTCTTTCTAAATTTAGCTTGATTTTAGACTAAATTCAAGTATGAATCAGATAATCAATACTCCTGTAAAGGATAAGATATGAGCAGGCATGCCATCCTGCTCTGGTAAAGGCAAAAACTAGGAGTTATTTTG
The sequence above is a segment of the Onychostoma macrolepis isolate SWU-2019 chromosome 07, ASM1243209v1, whole genome shotgun sequence genome. Coding sequences within it:
- the si:ch211-260e23.9 gene encoding tumor protein p53-inducible nuclear protein 2; translated protein: MISRILAQLVGREEKDSDVAEETENCANLLEFDDGEWVIIKIQENQSLGSADTNILENLLIEHPSMSVYQMRRDQEDLGSDEETEDMARPVPIRRHVSWRLAAWGSPLPCSTILLSVQRARVYNEHRKLTRVALNRQNLARTRYSPSERRYGYFKQPTQRLYNY